In Mytilus galloprovincialis chromosome 1, xbMytGall1.hap1.1, whole genome shotgun sequence, the following are encoded in one genomic region:
- the LOC143083067 gene encoding receptor-type tyrosine-protein phosphatase epsilon-like, which produces MIWQENVGKIVMVTQLKEGRREKCIQYWPDAVNNPMIVDTYRLTMTEEKEHTIYVYRRITISNHKDTNERERSIHQYHFTQWPDHGVPDSIKLVHFYRKVKRDHCDQNEPMVVHCSAGLGRTGTFIAIDAIYEHGKKVGHVDIMEYVQMMRKDRMNMIQTHEQYETVFKALLELFTVPETAIPKNDFCKYIEDQECKTLPKNQKVYKREFQTLEAMRPSYPASKFTAANLKENIPKNLVKNIFPYDDFRPYLMSYGKTRNDYINAVIIPGYRDENRFFVTQCPLKDTVVDFWTMVYDHNSRIIVILDQVYKNAKLWLGKSETLTIGDFTILLDEEYNVDELKIALKYKKQKEKRTINVFTISDWQGATLPSTKMMVDLLKSVADSWNSQKCPITVVCRDGCTKSGLFISLCLIFDKMKIDEEVDVFQVVRNIQTRRPEFFKNCEQYEYCYTCIKELLEAESMYANT; this is translated from the exons ATGATATGGCAGGAGAACGTTGGGAAAATTGTCATGGTTACACAGCTGAAAGAAGGAAGAAGG gaaaaatgtattcaatattgGCCTGATGCAGTTAATAACCCAATGATAGTAGATACTTATCGGCTCACCATGACAGAAGAAAAGGAACATACGATTTATGTATACAGACGGATAACTATATCCAACCATAAAGATACG AACGAGAGAGAAAGAAGCATTCACCAATACCATTTCACCCAATGGCCAGACCACGGTGTTCCTGACAGCATCAAATTGGTTCATTTTTACAGGAAAGTGAAACGTGATCACTGTGATCAAAATGAACCTATGGTTGTACATTGCAG CGCTGGACTTGGAAGAACCGGAACATTTATTGCTATAGACGCAATATATGAGCACGGCAAGAAAGTTGGACACGTTGATATTATGGAGTATGTTCAGATGATGAGGAAGGACAGAATGAATATGATTCAAACACAT GAACAGTATGAGACAGTATTTAAAGCACTACTAGAATTGTTTACAGTGCCAGAGACGGCTATTCCAAAGAAtgatttttgtaaatatattgagGATCAGGAATGTAAGACATTACCGAAAAATCAAAAAGTGTACAAACGGGAGTTTCAG ACATTAGAAGCAATGAGACCATCATATCCTGCATCAAAATTTACTGCTGCaaacttaaaagaaaatataCCCAAAAATTTGGTAAAGAATATCTTTCCAT ATGACGATTTTCGACCATATCTTATGTCATACGGAAAAACAAGAAATGATTACATCAACGCAGTAATTATACCT GGATACAGAGATGAAAACAGATTCTTCGTTACACAATGTCCACTGAAAGACACTGTTGTGGATTTCTGGACAATGGTATATGACCATAACTCGAGAATCATTGTGATTTTGGACCAAGTCTACAAa aatgcaAAGCTGTGGTTAGGAAAATCGGAAACACTTACAATTGGTGACTTTACAATACTTTTAGATGAGGAGTATAATGTAGATGAGTTGAAAATTGCTTTGAAATATAAG aaacaaaaagaaaaaagaacaatAAATGTGTTTACGATAAGTGACTGGCAAGGTGCTACACTACCTTCAACAAAGATGATGGTGGATCTTCTGAAAAGTGTCGCTGATAGTTGGAACTCACAAAAATGTCCCATTACGGTCGTTTGCAG AGATGGATGCACCAAAAGTGGGTTGTTTATTTCACTTTGTcttatttttgacaaaatgaaAATAGACGAAGAGGTCGATGTTTTTCAAGTAGTAAGGAATATTCAAACAAGACGTCCAGAATTCTTTAAGAACTGT GAGCAGTATGAATATTGCTACACATGTATCAAAGAACTACTGGAAGCAGAATCAATGTATGCAAATACTTAA